A stretch of the Ostrea edulis chromosome 9, xbOstEdul1.1, whole genome shotgun sequence genome encodes the following:
- the LOC130050606 gene encoding uncharacterized protein K02A2.6-like, with protein sequence MADYMSRHPVTSTQHRNWSEEYVNFITLESLPRSMELDDVRRATINDVTLQKAIEFTRTGDWHTMKDIGLDDVDSEELKAISSIRDELTVNSDNLLLRGTRIVLPKTLQDKVIDIAHKGHQGMTKTKAFLRSKVWFPHVDGRVENRITNCKPCQLLIPERHNMEPLQMSEQPWGPWENPSMDFCGPLPTGEYLFVIIDEYSRYPIVEVVKSVSARSTIPVLDKVISVFGIPRVIKSGNGSPFQSHDCRSTGMQSTWVLHIDG encoded by the coding sequence ATGGCTGACTACATGTCAAGACACCCAGTTACCTCAACACAACACAGGAACTGGTCGGAAGAGTATGTGAATTTTATCACGTTAGAATCACTTCCACGTTCGATGGAATTGGATGATGTGAGGCGAGCCACAATAAACGACGTAACACTACAAAAGGCTATTGAATTCACACGGACAGGGGATTGGCACACAATGAAGGATATTGGACTGGATGACGTTGATTCTGAAGAACTTAAGGCGATTAGTTCAATACGTGATGAACTGACTGTGAATAGTGACAATCTATTATTACGTGGTACTCGCATTGTTCTTCCCAAAACGCTGCAGGATAAGGTCATAGACATTGCACACAAAGGCCATCAGGGGATGACTAAAACAAAAGCTTTTCTACGATCTAAAGTTTGGTTTCCTCACGTGGATGGAAGAGTGGAGAATCGTATCACAAACTGCAAACCGTGTCAACTCTTGATTCCAGAACGACATAATATGGAACCCCTGCAGATGTCCGAACAACCTTGGGGACCTTGGGAAAACCCCAGCATGGACTTCTGTGGACCACTCCCGACTGGAGAGTATCTTTTTGTGATAATTGATGAGTACTCTCGTTACCCTATCGTTGAAGTTGTGAAATCAGTCTCGGCAAGGTCCACTATTCCTGTACTCGATAAGGTCATTAGCGTGTTTGGTATTCCAAGAGTTATCAAGAGTGGTAATGGTAGCCCATTTCAGTCACATGATTGCAGAAGTACCGGTATGCAGAGCACATGGGTTTTACACATAGACGGATAA
- the LOC130050605 gene encoding starch-binding domain-containing protein 1-like, whose amino-acid sequence MEIKEKTVWVQFRTHYVTNSEDLVLGITGSLPELGQWNVTRAVVADEIPKSSGEWVVLIELPANVTFDWKWVVLSQENATMTAFRWEERDNRSTELQGQGQRCYAAWNDDAAYEIIPKFPVDEWKWMDDGDQDDEEQSPESEHVPPRRVDVGYLTSVVVSSYQDIRHKVVAFCQSIRGIFRRG is encoded by the exons ATGGAAATTAAAGAGAAGACTGTGTGGGTCCAATTTCGGACCCACTATGTTACCAACAGCGAAGATCTTGTTTTGGGTATCACTGGTTCCCTCCCAGAGTTAGGGCAGTGGAATGTGACACGAGCTGTAGTTGCAG ATGAAATTCCCAAAAGTTCAGGAGAATGGGTTGTTTTAATCGAACTTCCAGCAAATGTCACGTTTGACTGGAAGTGGGTGGTACTTTCCCAGGAAAATGCTACGATGACCGCATTCCGGTGGGAAGAGCGAGATAATAGAAGCACTGAGCTGCAGGGACAGGGTCAACGATGTTACGCCGCGTGGAATGACGACGCGGCGTATGAAATCATCCCCAAATTTCCAG TTGATGAATGGAAATGGATGGATGATGGTGATCAGGATGATGAAGAACAATCTCCTGAGAGTGAACATGTTCCCCCGAGGCGTGTAGATGTAGGCTACCTTACTAGTGTCGTGGTATCATCCTATCAGGATATTCGACACAAAGTGGTAGCCTTTTGTCAGTCGATAAGGGGGATTTTCAGAAGAGGCTGA